A stretch of the Cyprinus carpio isolate SPL01 chromosome B4, ASM1834038v1, whole genome shotgun sequence genome encodes the following:
- the LOC109082913 gene encoding gastrula zinc finger protein XlCGF49.1-like isoform X3 — MEFIKEESEDIRIEEIFSLKHEDAEEQTDLMALKEERQEPTTIEEKDQYERLNFITVETSMQSETSSSQKNVQKTESNSCFTCHQCGKRFKQKYTLQMHMNVHTGERPFKCHECGKRFSRKEGLKSHMNSHTGMKPFICQLCGACLAHKQSLNAHMKRHTGEKPFTCDQCGMSFIQKVSFDYHTKREYSGENGFTCNRCGESFSCRGKPQKSYKTSHWRESFYLQCVWA, encoded by the exons atggagtttattaaagaggagagtgaagacataaGGATTGAAGAAATATTCAGTCTGAAACATGAAGAtgctgaggaacaaacag ACCTGATGGCGCTGAAAGAAGAGAGGCAAGAACCGACAACGATAGAAGAGAAGGATCAATATGAGAGACTTAACTTCATAACTGTGGAAACATCTATGCAGTCTGAAACATCTTCATCACAAAAAAATGTTCAGAAGACTGAATCCAACAGTTGCTTCACCTGCCATCAATGTGGaaagagattcaaacaaaaatataccCTTCAAATGCACATGAACGTTCATACTGGAGAGAGGCCTTTCAAATGCCACGAGTGTGGAAAGAGATTCTCACGTAAAGAAGGCCTTAAAAGCCACATGAACAGTCACACTGGAATGAAGCCTTTCATATGCCAACTGTGTGGAGCATGTTTAGCACATAAACAAAGCCTTAATGCCCACATGAAacgtcacactggagagaagccattcacatgtgatcagtgtggaatgAGTTTCATACAAAAAGTATCCTTTGATTATCACACGAAGAGAGAATACTCAGGAGAGAACGGTTTTACATGTAATCGGTGTGGAGAGAGTTTCAGTTGTAGAGGAAAACCTCAAAAATCATACAagacttcacactggagagaatccTTTTACCTGCAGTGTGTGTGGGCATAG